The Candidatus Tectomicrobia bacterium DNA window CTGGATCCGCTTGTCGAACTCCTTGGCGGCTTCCTTCCGCCGGGCCTCCTGCTGGGCCATGAGCTCCTTGAGGCCCGGCGATTTTTTCTTGGCGGCGTCCCCGAACGGATCCTTCACCTGGTGGCGGGCGATGGAGACGAGCTCCCCGCGGATCTCGATCTTGATCTGGTTCCCCGGGGCCACCCCGAGCGCTTTCATCACGTCCTTCGGCAGGTGGATGCGGCCTCCCTCGCCCACTTCGATCACATGAATGGGCTGCTCGTTCATCGTTGCGGCTCCTCTGCTGGCGGAAAGCCCTCCCGCCGTCAGCCCCACGTGAGGAGGTGCATGCCCAAGGGCTGGGGAAGATCCGGGTTGTTGGGCATCACCCGCACCGCGATCCCGCGCGACCCGGCGATCTCGCAAGCGAGCTCCCCCTGGAACCGGTAGAACCCGTTCCCCATCTCCTCCGCGACCGCCATGGGAAGCGTCTGCCCCTCCGTGATCTTGTGCGCCGGGTCGATGGGCCCGTGGTAGACCTCCACGCGGACGTCCGAGGGGCCCAGGGGGCCGAGCTCCACGTCCGCCGTCACGCGGATGGACGTTCCCACCGACACCACGCCGTTGCGGTCCACCGAGATGTCGCGGATTTGCACCTTCGGCCACGCCTCGCGGACTTTGCCCTTCCAGGCGGCGAGGGAGCGGGCCGGCTTCATGCTGTCGCTGATGAGATAGGAGCGGTGCCGGGCGAGCGGCAGGTAGAAGCGCTCGGCGTATTCGCGCACCATGCGGTTCGTGTTGAACACCGGCGCGAGGGACTTCAGGGAGTTCCGCATCATCTCCACCCACCCGCGCGGGATGCCGTCCGTCGAGCGGTCGTAGAACAGCGGCACGATCTCCTGCTCCAGCCGGTCGAACAGGCTGTCGCATTCCACCTTGTCCTGGTAGCCCGAGTCCTGGTACTCCTCCCCCGCGCCGATGGACCAGCCGAGGTCGCTTCGGTAGCCCTCCGCCCACCAGCCGTCCAGGATGCTCAGGTTGAGCGCGGCGTTGGCGGCCACCTTCATGCCGCTGGTGCCGCTGGCCTCCTGGGGCCGGCGCGGGTTGTTGAGCCACAGGTCCACGCCCTGAACGAGGTGGCGCGCGACGTCGATGTCGTAGTCCTCGAGAAAGACCACGCGCCTGCGGACGGCGGGCTGGCGGGCGAAGTTGATGAGGTCGCGGATGAAGGACTTCCCCTCGTGATCGCGGGGGTGGGCTTTCCCGGCGAAGATGATCTGGAGAGGCCGCTCCTTGTTCGTGAGAAGGGCGATCAGGCGGTCGGGCTGCTGGAGGAGCAGGGTCGCGCGCTTATAGGTCGCGAAGCGCCGCGCGAAGCCGATGGTGAGTGTGCCCGGCTCGAGGATCTCTGTGGCCAGATCGAGATGACTGCGGGAGAGGCCCCGATTCTGCCAGCGTTGCCGCAGATGGCTGCGGCAGAAGCTGACGAGGCTCTCCCGGGCCCGCTCCTGCACGAGCCAGAGCTCGGTCGCGGGGATGCGGTCCACGCGCTCCCACGTCTCCGGCTGGTCGGGATCGTTCGTCCACCGGGGGCCGAGGTAGCGGCTGAGGAGGTTCTTCACCTCGGCCGAGACCCAGGATGGCAGGTGCACGCCGTTGGTGATGGATGAAATGGGCACCTCGCTCAGCGGGAGGTTCGGCCACAGGCCGTTCCACATCTTCCGCGAAACCTCGCCGTGCAGGCGGCTGACGCCGTTCGCGCCCGCCGAGAGCCGCAGGGCGAGGACCGCGACGTTGAAGGGCTCGTCCTGGTTGGCCGGGTTCGGCCGCCCGAAGCCCATGAACTCCTCCCAGCTGATCTGCATGGAGGCCGCATAGGGGCGGAAGTATTTCTCCATCAGCCCGGGGGGGAAGATGTCGATCCCGGCCGGGACGGGCGTGTGCGTGGTGAAGACGTTGCCGGCCGAGGTCATCTCCCGCGCGGTGCGGAAGTCGATGTTGTACTTCTCCATCGCCAGCCGGATGCGCTCCAGCGAGAGGAAGGCCGAGTGGCCCTCGTTCATGTGGCAGACGACGGGCGGGAGGTTCAGCTTGTGGAGCATCCGCACCCCGCCGACCCCGAGCAGAATCTCCTGGCGGATGCGTGTCTCCATGTCCCCCCCGTAGAGCGCCAGCGTGACCTCGCGGTGAGGAGGAGCGTTCTCGGGAAGGTTGGCGTCCATGAGAAAAATGGGGACCCGCCCCACCTGCACGCGCCAGATCTGCGCCTTGAGGAGGCCGTCGGAGAACTGCACCTCGACCGTGACGGGGTTGCCCTGCTCGTCGCGCACCAGCCGCAGGCACATGTTGTGGAAGTCGTTGTCCGGGTAGCGCTCCTGCTGCCAGCCGTCGGCGCTCAGGTACTGCCGGAAGTATCCCTGCTGGTACAGCAGCCCCACGCCCACCAGCGGGAGGCCCAGGTCGCTCGCCGATTTCATGTGATCGCCGGCGAGGATGCCGAGGCCGCCCGAATAGTTCGGGATGGACTCGGTCAGGCCGAACTCCATGCTGAAGTAGGCGATGCGCAAGTCGGGGATGCCTGCCTCGCCGAACTTCTTCTGGTACCAGCGGGGCTCGGTCATGTAGGTCCGGAGCTCCTGCAGCACGCTCTGGAGCTCGCTCAGAATCCCCTCGTCTTGAGCCGCCTCGTCGAGGGTCTTCTGGGAGAGGCGGCCGAGCATCCGCACCGGGTTGTGGTGGGTCGCCTCCCATTCGTCCCCGCCGATCTGGGCGAAGAGGGCGCGGGCCCGCGGGTTCCAGTCGAAGGCGATGTTGTAGGCGATCTCCTCGAGGTCCTTGAGCTGGGGAGGCAGGGTCGGAATCACCTGGAACGGAATGACTGTGTTCATGGGCCTTCCGTCTTGGTTAGAGGGTGCCGCCGGGGGAGGTCGCCCGGCCGGCCTGGGACTGTGAATCGCCGCCTGCGAGGCCGTAGGCGCCCTTTTCACGGAGCGCGACGTTGGGTCCCGGCGGCGAGTAGATGACGACGTACTTGAGGGGCTTGCCCGGCCCGCTGCGGATCTGATGCATGGCCCCAGGCGGGACGAATATCGCGTCTCCTTCCTCGAATGGCACATTTTCCCCGTCGATGGCGACGGAGCCCGACCCGCTCAGGATGTAGAAAGCGTGCTCTTCCTTGTCGTGCTTATGGGCCGTGGAGCTCAGGCCCGGACCGAACTCGTTGAACAGGAGGGCGAAGTTGCGGGCGCCGACGGTCTGATCGTCCAGCAGGATGCGGAAGAGGCTGTGCCCTCCCGATACCGGCAGGGGCCCGGAGGCGGCCTCGCCGGGACGGACGCGGTAGGCGGCTTTTTTCATGCGCTCATCCTCTGAACGGAGCGGTACATGTGATTCAAGGGGCCCCTCCCTTTCCCGAGGGGCAGGGCGCTCTCGATGGCCCCCTGGATGTATTCCTTGGCCGCCGCGGCCGCCTCCCGGACCGGCCGCCCGAGGGCGAGGCCGGCCGCGATGGCCGAGGAGAGGGTGCAGCCCGTCCCGTGGGTGTGCGGAGTGTCGACATGCCGGCCGCCGAGGACGGCGATCTCGCGCCCGTCGAACAGCACGTCCGCCGCTCCCCGGGTAATGTGGCCGCCCTTCACGAGCACATGGCGCGGGCCGAGGCGGTGGAGCGCCCGGGCCGCCTCCTTCATCTCCTCGATGCCGCCGATGGGCCCGCCGCCCAGGAGATCGCGGGCCTCCTCCGTGTTCGGCGTGAGCACCTCGGCCAGCGGGAGGAGCTCCCGGATGAGGGCCTCGCGCGCCTCCGGCGCGAGCAGGCGGTCCCCGCTCTTGGCCACCATCACCGGGTCCACGACCAGCCGCTCCAGCCGGTGCTCCCGGACCTTCCGGGCCACCACCTCGACGATTTCGGCCGTGGCCAGCATCCCCACCTTGGCGGCGGCCACCGGGAGATCGCCGCACACGGAGTCGAACTGCAGGGCGATGAAATCGGGAGGCACGCCGTGCACGCCCTGGACCCCCACGGTGTTCTGGGCCGTGAGGGCGGTGATGACGGAGGCGCCGTAGACGCCGAAGGCGCAGAAGGTCTTGAGGTCCGCCTGGACCCCCGCGCCCCCTCCCGAGTCGGAGCCGGCGATGGTCAGCGCGACGGGAGGCAGGTCAAAACCGGTTCGGAATGCCACGGATCGGTTTCCTTTCTCTCGCCAGGGGAAAACCGGCAGCGGGAAGGGAGCGCGATCTTCGGCCCGGATAAACCCGGCCCGAAGCCGCCTTCCATCCCCTCGCCACCGTGAATGTATCATCTCGGGAAAGAAGAATGAAATGGAGTTGTTTTTTGCGTCTTGGATCGGCTGGGCCGGGGCCATGCCGGGGGTGGGGCAAATTAGGGGCCGTTATCTTGACAATTTTATTCGGGAATTATATTCTTTGGCCGACGTATGGTAAGGGAAGGATGGAGGAAAGAAGGAATACAGCATGGCTTTGGGCACCCGAGGGCGGCCTTCCCAAATTCTCCGGGCTCATTCCGATATTTTGGGCCAGGTCGGGGGAACGCCCCTGGTCCGCCTGAGGCGCCTTCCGGACCCCAAGGGAGCGCGGGTCTACGCCAAGCTGGAGCAGTTCAACCCCGGCGGGAGCGTCAAGGACCGCATCGCGCTCAGCATGATTCTCGACGCCGAGCGGCGCGGCCTGCTCAAGCCCGGGGGCACCATCCTCGAGCCCACGAGCGGCAACACGGGCATTGGGTTGGCCATGGTGGGCGCCGTCCGGGGCTACCGCGTGATCATCGTCCTGAGCGAGAGCATGAGCCATGAGCGCCACTCGCTGCTCACGGGCTACGGCGCGCAGGTGGTCTTCAGCCCCGGCGAGGGGGGCATGATGGGCTCGGTGACCAAGGCCGAGGAGCTGCTCGCCGGGAATCCGGACTACTTCATGCCCCAGCAGTTCAACAACCCGGCCAATCCCGAGATCCACCGCCGCACCACCGCCCGCGAGATTCTCCGGGACATGGGCGCCCAGCGCGTGGACGCCTTGGTGGCGGGGGTCGGCACGGGGGGCACCATCACCGGGGTGGGCGAGGTGCTCAAGGCCAAGCGTCCGGCCACCCGCGTCGTGGCGGTCGAGCCGGCCGGCTGCGCCATCCTCTCGGGTGGCAAGCCCGGGCCGCACCAGATCCAGGGGATCGGGGCCGGCTTCGTCCCCCGCGTGCTGAACCGCGAGGTGATCGACCAGGTCGAGGTGGTCACGGACCAGGAGGCCTACGACCATTCCAAGGAGCTCGGCCGGGGGGAGGGGATCGCGGCGGGCATCTCGGCCGGGGCGGCCGTCTGCGCCGCGCTGCGGGTGGCGCGCGGGATGTCCCCCGAGGAGAACGTGGTCGTCGTCCTGCCCGACGGGGCGGAGCGGTATTTCAGCCTGGAGCCTTATTTCCGCTGATTGGCTTGTTCCATTCCAGCGCCAGCCGTCCGGGGGCCATCTCCCCGGCGCGGCCATCGAAAGGGAGAGCACGATGCCGGTTGTGGTCCGGATTCCCACCCCCCTGCAGGAGTTCACCCAGCAGAAGGATGCCGTCGAGGTCGATGGCGAGACGGTGAAGGACGTCCTCGCCAACCTGGACAAGAAGTGCTCCGGCATCCGCCAGCGCCTCTACGACGAGAGCGGGAAGCTCCGCCGCTTCGTCAACATATACGTGAACCAGGAGGACATCCGCTTCCTCCAGGGCGAGGGGACGAAGGTGAAGGGGGGCGACGAGGTGTCGATCGTCCCGGCCATCGCGGGCGGCCGCTGATCCGGAGGACGGCGTGACCCTGACCCAGGACCAGGTCCAGCGCTACAGCCGCCACTTGCTCATGCCGGAGATCGGAGGGCAGGGACAGGCGCGGCTGCTGGAGAGCGCGGTCCTGATCGCCTTCTCCCCGGAAGCGCGGGGCGCGGCCGAAGCCCTGGCGGCCTACCTGGCGGCGGCGGGGGTGGGGAGGATCGGCTGGTGGGCGGCGGGCGCCGGGGAAGCTCCCGCGCCGGGCTCGCTGGCCGGGCTGCTGGACGCATACGCCCCGGGCGGCGCCGGGGCGTCCGTCCGGTCGATCAACCCGGACGCCCGCCTCGAAACGATCGGGAGCCGGGACGAAGCGAAGCGGCGGGACGATGGCCTGGTCCTGCTCCTGGGCGAGGACGCCCGCCTTGAGGCGTTCGGGCGGGAGTGCCGGGACGGGGGGAAGGCGGTCCTCCGCGGGCGGCTCTCGGGCATGGCCGGCGCCGTCCTGGCCGGTGAAGCCTCGGCCCTTGGCTTTGAACCGGCGGAGGCCGGGGAGGAACTCCCGCCGGCCCCGGCGGAAGGCGCGCTGGGCGCGCTGCTGGCGGCGGGGGCCATCCGGGCCCTGCTGGGGGAGGCCCCGGCCGAAGCGGGCTTTGATTTCGAAAAAGGCCGCCTGTGGGGCCGTCCGGTTCCCCAGCGCGCGGCGCGGGGTGCCGCCCCCGCCGCGGAAGCCTTTTCACAGTAGAGGAAGGTTCGTGATGGCTGAGAGCATGATTCAGGCTCCTGCCCGTTCGTTCCGCAGCATCGACGACGTCCCGATCCTCAAGCTGATCGGGAACACCCCCCTGCTGCGCATCCGGCTGTTCGAGCGGGAGTTCCCGCATGTCGAGGTCTGGGCCAAGGCTGAGTGGTTCAACCCGGGTGGATCGGTGAAGGATCGGCCCGCCCTCTCCATGGTGAGGGACGGCCTCGAGCGGGGCCTCCTGCGGCCCGGCATGACCCTACTGGATTCCACGAGTGGCAACACCGGGATCGCCTACGCCATGATCGGGGCCGCGCTCGGCATCCCGGTGAAGCTCGTCCTCCCGGCGAACGCGAGCCCGGAGCGCAAGGGCACGCTCAAGGCCTACGGCGCCGAGATGGTCTTCTCGAGCGCGCTCGAGGGCTCGGACGGCGCGCAGCGCCTCGCGCGCCGGATCTACGAGGAGGACCCGGAGGCCTATTTCCTGCCCTGCCAGTACGACAACCCCGCCAACCCGCTCGCCCACGAGAACGGGACGGCGGTGGAGATCCTCGAGCAGACGGGCGGCCGCGTGACCCACTTCGTGGCCGGCCTCGGCACGACGGGCACCCTGGTGGGCACGGGGCGGGGGCTCAAGAAGCGCAAGGCGGACGTCAAGGTGTGCGCGGTGATGCCCGCCGAGCCCTTCCACGGCCTCGAGGGCATGAAGCACATCCCCACGGCCATCCGCCCGGGGATCTACGAGGAGGCGGTGCACGATCAGCTCATCCTGGCCGGGACCGAGGACAGCTATCAGCTGGCCGAGCGCCTGGCGCACGAGGAGGGGCTGTTCGTGGGCCACTCTTCGGGGGCGGCCCTCGTGGGCGCGCGCGAGGTGGCGGAGCGCGCCCGGAGCGGCGTCATCGTGGTCATCTTCCCCGACAGCGGGGATCGGTACCTGAGCGAGATGCATTGAGAGGATTGCTCGAATTGCGGCTGACGAAGGAGCAGGCGGAGATGATAGGCGGGCATGCCCGGGCGGCCTATCCCGACGAGTGCTGCGGCGTCATCGTGGGCCCCCCCGCCGGGGAGTCGAACGGCGACCCGCGCCGCCTGCGGGTGCACCTCTTGCGGAACCTTCAGAACGAGATGCACGCGAAGGACCCCGAGTCCTACCCCCGAACGGCCCGGCGCGCGTTCCTCATCGATCCGTTCGCGCTGGAGCGCATCCTGCGCGAGGCGCGGGAGCGCGGCGAGGTGCTGTGCGCCATCTTTCACAGCCATCCCGACGAGGACGCCTATTTCTCCCGGGAGGATCGGGACGCGGCGGTGCCCTTCGGGGACGTGCCCTCCTATCCCGAGGCCGCCCACATCGTGATGAGCGTCCGGGAGGGCCAAGTGCGCGGGGCCAAGGTGTTCCGCTGGGACGCCGGCGCGAAGGATTTCGTGGCGGGCGATCTGGAAGTGGCGGAGCGGACATGACCCTGGCGGAGCGGCTGGCGCGATCCTCGGTCCTCGTGGTGGGGGCCGGCGGGCTGGGCTCGCCCGCCGCCCTGGCCCTCGCGGCCTCCGGGGTGGGGCGGATCGGCCTGGTGGACGAGGACCGGGTGGACCTCTCGAACCTCACCCGCCAGATTCTCCACCGCACCGCCGACCTGGGCCGGGCAAAGGTGGATTCGGGGGTGGAGCGGCTCGGGGCCCTGGCGCCGGGCGTCCGGGTGGAGGCGCACCGGACGCGCCTCGGCCCCGCGGAGGCGCCCTCCCTGGTGGCCGGGTACGACGTGGTGGTGGAGGGGAGCGACAACCTCGACACCAAGCTCCTGATGAACGAAGCGTGTCTCCAGGAGGGGAAGCCGCTGGTCCTGGGCGCCATCCTGCGCTTCTTCGGCCAGGTGCTCACCGTGGTGCCGGGGAAGACGGCCTGCGCCCGCTGCCTCTATGGCGGGGACGGCGGAGCCGTCCTGGCCTCCTGCGGCCGCGCGGGAGTGCTGGGGGCGGTGGCGGGCTTCATCGGCATGGCCCAGGCGGCCGAGGCGCTCCGCCTGCTGGCGGGCCGGCCTCCGGCCTGGGCGGACCGGCTGCTGACCGCCGATCTGTGGCGAAACCGGATGGGGACGGCGCCGCTCCGGCCGGATCCCTTTTGCGAAACGTGCGGCGCGGGCGCCGCGAAGGCCGCCCGATTGGTCATCCCCTGATCCGCCTCGGGGGAAACATCGGAAAGAGGATGACAATATGAAGATCTCGACGAAAGGCCGCTACGCCGTGCTTGCCATGATCGAGCTGGCGAGGCATTCCCAGACCCATCCCATCCCGCTCCCGCAGATCGCGGGGCGGCTGGCCATCAGCCAGCACTACTTGGAGCAGCTTTTCGTCAAGATGCGGCGCGCCAGGCTCGTGCGCAGCACGCGGGGGCCCGGGGGAGGATACATTCTGGCCCTGCCGCCCTCGCAGATCAACATGAAGGCCGTGCTCTCGGCGGTGGAGGAGGAGATCCGCCCCGTGGACTGCGGCGATACGGACGAGGCGGGCGGCCCCTGCCCCAACATCCCGGTTTGCGGGAGCCGCGTGCTGTGGAAGAAGCTGGAGGCCGCGATCGACCGGACCCTCTCCGAGACCACTCTCGAGGAGCTTTCCCTCGGCTCCCGGGAGGAGACCGAGCGGGTGCGCCTCCCGAGTTTCCCCGTGAGCATCTGAGCCGCCGCGGGAGCGTTCCGTGCGGGTTCTCGCCCTCTCCATGCTGCTCGCCATGGCCCCGGCGCCGCCCCCCATCTCCGCCCAGGAGCTTCCCCTCGATCGCGTCCAGCTCCCCCCCGGGTTCCGCATCGGCCTCTACGCCCGCGACGTGCCGGGGGCGCGCTCGCTGGCCCTGAGCCCCGCCGGCACCGTCTTCGTCGGCTCGCGCGGGGCGGGCAAGGTCTACGCCCTCCGGGACAAGGACGGCGACGGCCGGGCGGACGAGATCATCACCCTCCTCCAGGGCCTGGACACCCCCAACGGGGTGGCCTTCAAGGACGGCGACCTCTACGTGGCCCAGATATCGCGCGTCCTGCGGTACCGGGGCATCGAGGCCCGCCTGAAGAACCCGCCCGAGCCCGAGGTCTTCTACGACGGCCTCCCCACCGACCGCCACCACGGCTGGAAGTTCATCCGCTTCGGGCCGGACGGCCGGCTCCACGTCCCCGTGGGCGCCCCCTGCAACATCTGCGACCCGGGCGACCCCTATGCCGCCATCCTCCGCCTCGCGCCCGACGGCAAGAGCCGCGAGATCGTCGCCCGGGGGGTGCGGAACACCGTCGGCTTCGACTGGCATCCCCGGACGAAGGAGCTCTGGTTCACCGACAACGGGCGCGACTGGATGGGCGACGACCGGCCCCCGGACGAGCTGAACCGCGCCCCGCGCCCGGGCATGCACTTCGGCTTCCCCTATTGCCACGGCCAGAGCCTCAAGGACCCCGACTTCGGCTCCGGCCGGGACTGCTCCCGCTACGCGCCCCCCGCCCGGGAGCTGGGCCCCCACGTGGCCGCCCTTGGGATGCGCTTCTACACCGGGAAGATGTTCCCCGGGAGATACCGCAACCAGATCTTCATCGCCGAGCACGGCTCCTGGAACCGGAGCGCCCCCATCGGCTACCGGGTGACCCTGGTGCGCCTGGACGAGGGCGGCCGCGCGGTGGAATACGCCCCCTTCGCCCACGGCTGGCTCCAGGGCGGCTCGGCCTGGGGGCGCCCGGTGGACGTCCAGGAGCTTCCGGACGGCTCCCTCCTCGTCTCGGACGACCGCGCCGGCGCCGTCTACCGCATCACCTACGGGCGGTAGGGCGGCCCTGGTCTGACCGGGGGTATTTCTCTTTTCATAGGTTTTTTCCCTCAATATCCCTCAATATCCGTGACACCCCCTTTCGCGCGGCCTTTTCGCCTCTCTCCGTTTCGCCCTCCATGGGGGCTTGGCCTTCCCGCGGGGGACGGAAGCCCGCGGCGCCAATGTACGCCCCGGCAGCCAAATGCCAGTTACACCAAATGACGCCAATTTCGCGCACCTTCATGCATCCCCGGGGGAAATGAAGCCGCCCGCTTGCCAATCCCCCCCGGGCGCGGCGATTATCTGGCCGAGGCGCGCAACGGCAATTCATCGGGGCGGGCGCCCGGGGAGGGTCCCCATGCGGCACAGGTTTCTTTCGGCCGGCGGGCGGCTGGGGGGAGGCGTCCTGATCGCCCTGGGCCTGGCCTTCGCGCTCTCGGCTCAGGGGCAGGAGCTCAGGCGGCTCGACTTCATCCAGGACTACCTGAAGTGGGCCCCCCTCTACCGGGACCCCGTCTTCAGCGCCACCCACGGCAAGCGGCTCGTGCGGACCTACCTGAACGCCCCCGCCTGGGCCGAATGGCAGCGCTTCCAGAAGGCCCCCGAGGGCTCCCTTCTGACCTTCCCGCCGGGGAGCCTCATCGTGAAGGACTCCTGGGAGAACGTGAACGGCAAGCCCGGGCCGCGCGCCTACCTCTTCGTGATGCGCAAGGAGGCCGAGAACTCCCGGCCTGCCGCGGGGGACTGGTACTGGGCCATCGCCACCCCGGACTTCCGCGTCCTCAAGTGGCAGGGGAAGATCTTCGAGGGCTACGGCGGGAACGTGCAGTACTGCGTCGACTGCCACAAGCAGGCGGAGGGGACCGACTTCTTCTTCGGGTCGCCGGGCAAGTTGCCCAAGAAGTAAGGCGAGCGGCCGCTGGCTGCCCCTCTCCCAAGGGGAGAGGGAGGCGGGCGGGGATGCGCGGTGCCCTGTTAGCCGTCGGATGCCTGAACAATGAGTTTGTCTCTCGCTTCCAGCCCCGGGAGGAGGCCAGCATGAAATACCGCAAGAGCGAGGCCAAGGAATACGCCCGGGAGGCGCTGCGGGGCATCTGGGACTCCGTCGGCACCCCGTTCACTCCGGAGGGGAAGCTCGACGAGGCCGGCATCCGCCGGAACATGAACCACCTCATCGAGAACCTCCAGGTGGACGGCAACTACACCTCGGGCAACGTGGCCGAGTTCTGGTCCCTCTCGACCGCCGAGCGCAAGCGGGCGCACGAGGCCTACATCGAGGCGGCGGCCGGGCGCATCCCCATGATGGCCGGGGTGCACGACCAGTCGGCGGACACCGCGGTGGAGCTGGCCCGCCACGCCCAGGACGTAGGCTACGATCTCGTCATCATCCTCACCCCCTTCATCGCCGCCCGGAACGACGCGGCGGTGCTCGAGTACATGACCTACGTCTCGCAGCGCGTGGACATCGGCATCGTCCTCTTCAACTCGCCGGGCGCCTGCCACCTCATCGGCCCCGAGCTCGCGCGGAGGCTCGCGGCCCTGCCCAACGTCTGCGGAATGAAGCAGACGGACTGGAATCCCCACGCCACCATCCTCCTCGAGGAGGCGGTGGGGGACCGGATCGTGATCAGCGTGGCGGAGGAGACCGTCTGGCTCCACAACATGATCCATCTCGGCCACCGCTGGCTCATCACCTACACCCCGCACACCTACCAGGTGGCGGGCTGGCTCCCGCTCAAGGAGTACACCGAACTGGCCCTGGCCGGTGACCTGAAGCGCGCGGCGGAGGTCTCGGCCTCCCTGGCCCCGCTCAGGGCCGCGAACAGCCGCTGGATCATGGGCCCCTGGGCCCAGGGGCGGATGCCCGTCGCGGCGCTCAAGCTCTGGGAGGAGCTCATCGGGATGGCCGCCGGGCCGGTGCGGCCCCCCGCCGTCCCGCTCACGAAGGAAGAGAGGGAAGAGCTGCGCGCCGACCTCAGGCGCGCCGGGCTGCTCCAGAAGGCGGAGGCGGCCACGGCCCCCCAGTAGCCTGCGCCGGCGCGCCGGGCGCCCTTCACCGCGCTTCATTCCGTCGGGAGGAAAGATGGCGTTCGAGCCCGTCCGCGTCGCGTCCATGGGCCTGGGGAGGTGGGCCAACGTCCTGGCCGACGCCGCCCTGCGGGGCGGGAAGATACGCCTCGTCTCGTGCTTCAGCCGCACCCCCGAGAAGCGCCGGGAGTTCAGCCGCCGCTACGGGACGCGCGAGGCCGTGGCCTTCGATGAGTTCTTGAAGGACCCCGAGGTGGAGGCGGTCATCCTCACCACCCCCAACCACAACCACCTGGAGCACATCGAGGCGCTTGCCTCGGCCGGGAAGCACGTCTACTGCGAGAAGCCCATCGCCCACAGCCTCGAGCACGCGCGCAGGATCGTCCAGGCGGTGGAGCGGGCCGGGGTCAAGCTCGCCGTCGGGCACAGCGCCCGGCGG harbors:
- a CDS encoding dihydrodipicolinate synthase family protein, encoding MKYRKSEAKEYAREALRGIWDSVGTPFTPEGKLDEAGIRRNMNHLIENLQVDGNYTSGNVAEFWSLSTAERKRAHEAYIEAAAGRIPMMAGVHDQSADTAVELARHAQDVGYDLVIILTPFIAARNDAAVLEYMTYVSQRVDIGIVLFNSPGACHLIGPELARRLAALPNVCGMKQTDWNPHATILLEEAVGDRIVISVAEETVWLHNMIHLGHRWLITYTPHTYQVAGWLPLKEYTELALAGDLKRAAEVSASLAPLRAANSRWIMGPWAQGRMPVAALKLWEELIGMAAGPVRPPAVPLTKEEREELRADLRRAGLLQKAEAATAPQ
- a CDS encoding cytochrome P460 family protein, whose translation is MRHRFLSAGGRLGGGVLIALGLAFALSAQGQELRRLDFIQDYLKWAPLYRDPVFSATHGKRLVRTYLNAPAWAEWQRFQKAPEGSLLTFPPGSLIVKDSWENVNGKPGPRAYLFVMRKEAENSRPAAGDWYWAIATPDFRVLKWQGKIFEGYGGNVQYCVDCHKQAEGTDFFFGSPGKLPKK
- a CDS encoding sorbosone dehydrogenase family protein: MLLAMAPAPPPISAQELPLDRVQLPPGFRIGLYARDVPGARSLALSPAGTVFVGSRGAGKVYALRDKDGDGRADEIITLLQGLDTPNGVAFKDGDLYVAQISRVLRYRGIEARLKNPPEPEVFYDGLPTDRHHGWKFIRFGPDGRLHVPVGAPCNICDPGDPYAAILRLAPDGKSREIVARGVRNTVGFDWHPRTKELWFTDNGRDWMGDDRPPDELNRAPRPGMHFGFPYCHGQSLKDPDFGSGRDCSRYAPPARELGPHVAALGMRFYTGKMFPGRYRNQIFIAEHGSWNRSAPIGYRVTLVRLDEGGRAVEYAPFAHGWLQGGSAWGRPVDVQELPDGSLLVSDDRAGAVYRITYGR